The Poseidonibacter lekithochrous region CTAAAATTAATACAATTATTATAAATATATCTAGTTTTCTTTTTATTGATAATGCATTTAGCACATCATAATTTTCTATTATTTCTCTACCTCTACCAAAAAACGGCTTTTCTTTTAGTTTCCCAAAATAAGAAGTAGGACCGCCAAGTTTAACACCTAAACCTAAAGCAATAGCTGAGATAGGAAGTCCTGCATTTAAACTATCATGTTTTTTCCCAAACTTCCCAAACTCTATAAGTGCTGATCTTGAGAAGAAAAATAGAGCTATCAACACTGCTGTAATCCTAGCTGGTATATAATTTACTATATCATCTAATATAGCAGATACTTTACCAAAGTTCTCATATTTTTCATTTCTATAACCTACCATAGAATCTAAGGTATTAATAGCTTTATATACATAAGCACCCACTATTCCAAAACATATAAGATAAAACAAGGGAGCTATTACTCCATCACTTAAGTTCTCGCTGTATGTCTCAACTGCTGCTTTGTTTACATCACTATTAGACATCTCACTTGTATCACGACTTACTAAATATGAAATCTTTTGTTTCTTCACATCCAAGTCATCACTACTTACTATATCTTTTACACTGTCATATAACATCTTTGAAGCTAGTGTAAAAGAAGCTAAGAAACCTTGAACTACTACGTTATCAATTAGTGATAAAATATATGAGATTACAAATACTACTAATACTGTGGAGATAGTTAAAAAAGAACCTCTT contains the following coding sequences:
- the cbiB gene encoding adenosylcobinamide-phosphate synthase CbiB, encoding MFYSIALIAYVLDLVFGEFEKLKFIKHPIILIGNYISWFQKKFYKDSILRGSFLTISTVLVVFVISYILSLIDNVVVQGFLASFTLASKMLYDSVKDIVSSDDLDVKKQKISYLVSRDTSEMSNSDVNKAAVETYSENLSDGVIAPLFYLICFGIVGAYVYKAINTLDSMVGYRNEKYENFGKVSAILDDIVNYIPARITAVLIALFFFSRSALIEFGKFGKKHDSLNAGLPISAIALGLGVKLGGPTSYFGKLKEKPFFGRGREIIENYDVLNALSIKRKLDIFIIIVLILGVL